Below is a window of Vulpes vulpes isolate BD-2025 chromosome 5, VulVul3, whole genome shotgun sequence DNA.
GGCGGCCCGACGAGGGCGGCTACAAGGCCGTGTGGTTCGGGGAGGACATCGGGGCCGAGGCCGACGTGGTGGTCCTCAACGCGCCCGCCCCCGACGCGGCCCGCGCCCCCGACTCGGGCAGCGAGCACAGCGGCGACGGGGACGACGAGGACGGGGAGCCCGGCGGGAGCTCCACCTACGTCTagcccggcgccccccgccccccgcgcccccccagccccgcgccccccgcgcacAATAAAGGCACGATGTCCAAGCTCGGCCGCGCCAGGGCGCCCAGAGCCGCCACCGCAGGGGAGGGCGTGGCCTATgcgtcccctcccccgcccccgcccccgcccccgccccctgcagctCCGCGTCCCGCTTCCCGTAAACCACCTGCCGCCGCGGGGTTTCCCGGACTGGAGCCAGCTGGCGGCCCAAGTTCCTCTCCCGGTGTGACCGCGGCCGCACCCTGCGCGGCGGGGGCCCCCCTTCTTTGCCTGGGAACCGAGGGCCCCCCCTCGGGAACACTACTCTGGAGGGCGAGGTCCCGGGCCTGCGGGGCGCAGCGGCCGCAGGGGAGACAGAGCCCCTCTGGGGGCCCCCTCAGGGGGGGACCTCCCTGACCCTCGTGGGTCCTCCGCTCCGTGGGGATGAAAAGGCGTCCCCAATGCCCTTCCAAATGTCTTATTCTAAGGGGCATGTGAATGTTCTTGTCTGGATAATTCTCATTAAGAATCCAAaagccgggcagccccggtggcgcagcggtttagcgccgcctgcagcccagggcgtgaccctggagacccgggatcgagtcccacatcgggctccctgcatggagcctgcttctccctctgcctgtgtctctgcctctgtgtctctatgaataaataaataaaatcttaaaaaaaaaaaaaaaaaaatccaaaagccaccgactgggggcgcctggctggttccaTCTGTTCCCTGGGGACActggatttctgctcaggtcgtgatgtcatggtcccaggatacagccggggtgggggtggggtccgcACTCAGCGGGAAGTCTTCTTGgggaccctctccctctgcctgcccccgcccccagccccccagtctgcagctgtctctcaaataaataaatctttaaaaaaataatcatcccAAGAGGCCGCCTAGATAAGCATCCCACTCTGATCTCagctccgttttttttttttttttaagattttatttatttattcatcagagacccagagagacgcagagacatgggcaggaggagaagcaggctccttgcggggagcccgatgcggcactcgatcccgagccccggggtcacgcccagAGTCCGGGGCACTCCCGTCTGTGGACCGGCCagtgggctccactctgggccccCTCTACTTAACACTAAAAGAGAACCTGAACTATAGGGCTGCCACTTCCCCCACGCCCTCCTTCAACACCCACtttcctggaaaaaaagaagagcctgGTTCTGTGTGGGGTCTTCAGCTGAGGCCCCGGTTGGTTGCCAGGGGCCCCCTGGCCCGTCCGCCTCTGTGGGGGCGGGGTGCTCCGAGCCTGCGCTGCCGCCAGCACACGTGGGAACCTTCCGCCGTAGCGCGAGACGCCGTCGGCTGCACCTGCGGCCGCGGCCCGCCCCCGGCTCgcccccgcctccgcctccgcctccgcccccgcccccggcccgccccccgccggcctcATAAAGGCGCCGGTCCCCCGCCTCCCGGCGAGACGCACCTCCCCGCCCGGAGCCCTGCCGCGCAGGTGCTCGGAGGCCCGGCGCGTGCAGCGCGGGAACAGCCCGGGCGGCGACGGGCCCGCGGAGCCGGGGCGAGTCCGAGGGCAGGGGTCGCagcgcgggggccccggggccccggggcgcgaGCGCGGAGGCCTCCCCGCGGCTTAGGTTTCGCTTTCCCGGGCGCGCGCGGTTTCGCTTTCCCGCCCCCGGGCACGCCCGCGCCGGCGTCGGTGCCGCTGTGGTCCCCGCGGGCCCCGCCAGCGCCCTCCCGCCCGGGCTGCGCCGCCCGCACCTGCAATCGCCCGCACCTGTGCTCACAGCAGCGCCGCGGCCGGAACCGCACACCCGGGCCGCGGTGGCCGTGAGCCCGCAGCAGCCCGCCGAGCCCGCCGCCCGGGCCATGGCCGTGCCCGCGGACAGGTGAGCGCCCGCCCGCCGCGGGGGTGCGCGGCCACCGGCCTCGCCCGCACCCTGACCTCCGGCCGCCGCCCGCAGGGGGACCCCGCGCCCGCTCTTCGCAGACTGGCTCCTGGGGGAGGTGAGCAGCGGCCGCTACGAGGGCCTGCGGTGGCTGGACGCCGGCCGCACCCGCTTCCGCGTGCCCTGGAAGCACTTCGCGCGCAAGGACCTGGGGGAGGCCGACTCCCTCATCTTCAAGGTGGGCCACGGCCGGGTGGGCaagggggctgcgggcgggcgggTCCCAGGCTCACAccttccacccctccccaggcctgggcGGTGGCCCGAGGCAGGTGGCCGCCCAGTGGCGGGGGCCATGACCAGCTGGCCTGCGAGGCCGCGCTCCGCGCCGGTTGGAAAACCAACTTCCGCTGTGCCCTGCGCAGCACCCAGCGCTTCGTGATGCTCCAAGACAACTCCGGGGACCCCACTGACCCACATAAAGTGTACGCACTGAGCTCCGAGTCGGGGTGCAGAGGTGAGGAGCCCCACAGGAGGGCCGCCGTCGGGGAGCTGGGCGCTCAGGCCTGACACTGTGTGGCAAGGGCGCTGGGACCTCACTCTGTACCAGAGCACATCCCTAGGGCAGGCTTGGGGTTCTGAGACAGACCTGGGAGAGGCAGGTGCCAGGTGGTTGGGGACGGCAGGGAGAGCTGACTGGGCCTGCTGGGGTGGATTAGTGGTGGGGCCACCCTGCTCTGAGGGCCTACTCAGGGACACACCGTGTCCACTCCAGTCTCACTCCATTCTCCCTCAGCAACTGCAGCGATTAACCATGAGGAGAAGGTGGGTGAAGACGCCCCACCGCTGATGGTAAGCCGGTTCTGCCCCCAGTGCTCATGCTCCCAGGtgggggctgccctcccccctgGGGCTGGAGAGCTGCTTATGCTGGCCCTGTCTTCCCTGCAGGGTGGGCTCCCTAGGCCATGCCTGGGAGGAGATGCTGGCCAGAGGCTGGAGCACAagctgagccctgagccctgtgCCCCATGCGCCCCTTTGGGCCAAGCTGGCAATGCCGAGGACCTCTTGCTCCAGGCCCTACAGCAGAGCTGCCTGGAGGACCATTTGCTGGAAGCTGCATGGGTGGTGGATGCAATCGCCCCAGGCGCTCCTGGTGAGGCTGGCCGGATGGGGGTGCTCTGCCTTGcagggctctgtgtgtgtgtggggggggggcagggaggacagcACAGTCCTCGTGGAGGGAGGAGGATGTGCAATAGAGGTGGTGCGAGCCACAGCTGTGCCCATTGTCGTGCTGCTCAGGCCCAGAGCTCCCTGACATGGAGCCATACCAGCCACAGGCAGCAGAGATAGCCCCAAGCCCTGAGCCCCAGGTCCTGCACCAGGCCTGGATGACAGGTGAGAGGAGCCGGTGGGAGTGTGAAGGACGGAGGGCTTGGGGTGCCAGGTGCCAGTCAAGCCCTCCTTTCCTTCCAGATGCAGGCCCAGCCTCAGAGCCGTGGCAGCCCCCCCAAGAGGTGGAGCCTTGCGCCCCAGTGGCAGGGGGGCAGGTCCTGGCCAGGACCGGCTGCTCACAGCCAGGACTGCAGGCAGAGCTCAGGGCCCTGGATGTGACCATCATGTACAAGGGCCGCACGGTGCTGCAGGAGGTGGTGTGGCATCCAAGCTTTGTGCTCCTGTACGGGCCCCCCAGCCTGGCCACCAGGGCCA
It encodes the following:
- the IRF7 gene encoding interferon regulatory factor 7 isoform X1; translated protein: MAVPADRGTPRPLFADWLLGEVSSGRYEGLRWLDAGRTRFRVPWKHFARKDLGEADSLIFKAWAVARGRWPPSGGGHDQLACEAALRAGWKTNFRCALRSTQRFVMLQDNSGDPTDPHKVYALSSESGCRATAAINHEEKVGEDAPPLMGGLPRPCLGGDAGQRLEHKLSPEPCAPCAPLGQAGNAEDLLLQALQQSCLEDHLLEAAWVVDAIAPGAPGPELPDMEPYQPQAAEIAPSPEPQVLHQAWMTDAGPASEPWQPPQEVEPCAPVAGGQVLARTGCSQPGLQAELRALDVTIMYKGRTVLQEVVWHPSFVLLYGPPSLATRATEPHCVAFPSPAKLADQKQLHYTEKLLQHVAPGLQLELRGPGLWARRLGKCKVYWEVGGPLGSASPSTTPRLLQRNQDTPIFDFSTFFREMAEFRARRRRGSPYYTIYLGFGQDLSAGRPKEKSLVLVKLEPRLCRAHLEYVQREGVSSLDSSSLGLCLSSSNSLYEDLEHFLMEVEPPA
- the IRF7 gene encoding interferon regulatory factor 7 isoform X2; protein product: MAVPADRGTPRPLFADWLLGEVSSGRYEGLRWLDAGRTRFRVPWKHFARKDLGEADSLIFKAWAVARGRWPPSGGGHDQLACEAALRAGWKTNFRCALRSTQRFVMLQDNSGDPTDPHKVYALSSESGCRVSLHSPSATAAINHEEKVGEDAPPLMGGLPRPCLGGDAGQRLEHKLSPEPCAPCAPLGQAGNAEDLLLQALQQSCLEDHLLEAAWVVDAIAPGAPDAGPASEPWQPPQEVEPCAPVAGGQVLARTGCSQPGLQAELRALDVTIMYKGRTVLQEVVWHPSFVLLYGPPSLATRATEPHCVAFPSPAKLADQKQLHYTEKLLQHVAPGLQLELRGPGLWARRLGKCKVYWEVGGPLGSASPSTTPRLLQRNQDTPIFDFSTFFREMAEFRARRRRGSPYYTIYLGFGQDLSAGRPKEKSLVLVKLEPRLCRAHLEYVQREGVSSLDSSSLGLCLSSSNSLYEDLEHFLMEVEPPA
- the IRF7 gene encoding interferon regulatory factor 7 isoform X3 encodes the protein MAVPADRGTPRPLFADWLLGEVSSGRYEGLRWLDAGRTRFRVPWKHFARKDLGEADSLIFKAWAVARGRWPPSGGGHDQLACEAALRAGWKTNFRCALRSTQRFVMLQDNSGDPTDPHKVYALSSESGCRVSLHSPSATAAINHEEKVGEDAPPLMGGLPRPCLGGDAGQRLEHKLSPEPCAPCAPLGQAGNAEDLLLQALQQSCLEDHLLEAAWVVDAIAPGAPGPELPDMEPYQPQAAEIAPSPEPQVLHQAWMTDAGPASEPWQPPQEVEPCAPVAGGQVLARTGCSQPGLQAELRALDVTIMYKGRTVLQEVVWHPSFVLLYGPPSLATRATEPHCVAFPSPAKLADQKQLHYTEKLLQHVAPGLQLELRGPGLWARRLGKCKVYWEVGGPLGSASPSTTPRLLQRNQDTPIFDFSTFFREMAEFRARRRRGSPYYTIYLGFGQDLSAGRPKEKSLVLVKLEPRLCRAHLEYVQREGVSSLDSSSLGLCLSSSNSLYEDLEHFLMEVEPPA